The following proteins are encoded in a genomic region of Bernardetia sp. MNP-M8:
- a CDS encoding ABC transporter ATP-binding protein, whose product MLKTQNLTIGYPSKIILDDLNLHLEKGKLTALLGINGAGKSTLLRTIAGVQKPILGTVFLKHYNTQKSIQKLSKKEIAKKISLVLTEQAATTRLTVKELIALGRYPHTSWNGSFDKEDQKTIDWALEAVSMNDYADIPIGELSDGLRQKTMIGRALAQEGDILLLDEPTAHLDLVNRSEVMLLLSQIATEFNKAILVSTHELDLILQIAHTLWLISSSNSDEDKLNQKGKLQNRKLLVGLAEELVLNGELANAFVRPPLYFDREKGNFKIQNKEHKITYWIEGDTIGIYWTKLALEKRGIYSEIIDTNLESKIFEYNLIIKVNRQSENSWQWFFKEQVFESLEEFLEYNKKAN is encoded by the coding sequence ATGCTCAAAACCCAAAATTTAACTATTGGTTATCCATCCAAAATTATCTTAGACGACCTAAATCTCCATTTAGAAAAGGGAAAATTGACAGCTCTTTTGGGAATAAATGGTGCAGGAAAATCTACTTTGTTACGAACTATTGCAGGTGTACAAAAACCAATTTTGGGAACTGTTTTTCTAAAACATTATAACACTCAAAAATCAATTCAAAAACTTTCTAAAAAAGAAATAGCTAAAAAAATAAGTTTGGTTCTGACAGAACAAGCAGCCACAACTCGCTTGACTGTCAAAGAATTAATTGCTTTAGGGCGTTATCCTCATACTTCTTGGAATGGAAGTTTTGATAAGGAAGACCAAAAAACAATTGATTGGGCTTTGGAAGCTGTTTCGATGAACGATTATGCAGATATTCCGATAGGAGAATTGAGCGATGGACTTCGACAAAAAACTATGATTGGACGGGCATTGGCACAAGAAGGCGATATTTTGCTTTTAGATGAGCCAACAGCACATTTGGATTTGGTAAATCGTAGTGAAGTAATGCTACTTTTATCACAGATTGCAACAGAATTTAATAAAGCAATTTTAGTTTCTACTCACGAATTAGACCTTATTTTACAGATTGCTCATACCTTGTGGCTTATTTCTTCCTCTAATTCTGATGAAGATAAATTGAATCAAAAAGGAAAGTTACAAAACCGAAAATTACTTGTTGGTTTGGCAGAAGAATTAGTTTTGAATGGAGAATTAGCAAATGCTTTTGTTCGTCCCCCACTTTATTTTGATAGAGAAAAGGGAAATTTTAAGATTCAGAATAAAGAACACAAAATCACTTATTGGATTGAAGGCGATACAATTGGAATTTATTGGACAAAATTAGCTTTAGAAAAACGAGGAATTTATTCAGAAATTATTGATACTAATCTTGAATCAAAAATATTTGAATATAATTTGATAATCAAAGTAAATAGGCAAAGTGAAAATTCTTGGCAATGGTTTTTTAAAGAGCAAGTTTTTGAGAGTTTGGAGGAGTTTTTAGAGTATAACAAAAAAGCAAATTAG
- the tnpA gene encoding IS200/IS605 family transposase gives MPNAYTQLYVQLVFAVKGRNSLIKESFREELQMYITGIAKQVGHKPLAIYCMPDHLHLLIGLNPNLTISDLVSEIKTSSNKFIKEKKFVKTKFEWQRGYGAFTYSKSALDNVVNYILNQPEHHRKRTFREEYILLLKKFEIDYEEKYLFEWIEDK, from the coding sequence ATGCCAAATGCTTATACACAACTTTATGTTCAGCTTGTTTTTGCTGTAAAGGGAAGAAATAGTTTAATAAAAGAATCATTTAGAGAGGAATTGCAAATGTACATTACAGGGATTGCGAAACAAGTAGGACATAAGCCTTTGGCAATTTATTGTATGCCTGACCATTTACATTTGCTTATTGGATTAAATCCTAATTTGACTATTTCAGATTTAGTAAGTGAAATAAAAACATCTTCTAATAAATTTATAAAAGAGAAAAAATTTGTAAAAACAAAATTTGAATGGCAAAGAGGTTATGGAGCATTTACTTATTCGAAATCTGCTTTGGATAATGTTGTAAATTATATTCTAAATCAGCCTGAACATCATAGAAAAAGAACTTTTAGAGAAGAATATATTTTATTATTAAAGAAGTTTGAGATTGATTATGAGGAGAAATATTTATTTGAATGGATTGAAGACAAATGA
- a CDS encoding TerC family protein: MNFEYLLTAQGLTSLFILALLEIVLGIDNIIFISIIAGKVPPDKQQFTRTVGLALALIVRIGLLFGITWLVGLTATVIDATEFIHMLGIEQDLGEGGKLSWKDIILLLGGLFLVYKSTTEIHDKMELTEEEETPKLATNSVAAAIFQIVLIDIVFSFDSILTAVGIVKEVAVMIVAVIISMAVMMVFAGKISDFINNNPTFKMLALSFLILIGFLLVLESLEVHVEKTYVYVAMAFACMVEVLNMRTRKGTQQSRNIIPMGLSVPIPYMQDVKEDDKL, from the coding sequence ATGAATTTTGAGTATTTATTGACAGCACAAGGACTTACAAGTCTTTTTATTCTTGCCCTTTTAGAAATTGTATTAGGGATAGACAACATTATTTTTATCAGTATTATTGCTGGAAAAGTTCCACCAGATAAGCAGCAATTTACTAGAACGGTTGGTTTGGCTCTTGCTCTGATTGTACGTATAGGTCTTCTGTTTGGTATTACATGGTTAGTGGGACTTACAGCTACTGTCATTGATGCTACTGAATTTATACATATGTTAGGTATCGAACAAGATTTGGGAGAAGGAGGAAAACTTTCTTGGAAAGATATTATTTTGCTTTTAGGAGGTTTGTTTTTGGTTTATAAAAGTACGACCGAAATCCATGATAAAATGGAACTTACTGAAGAAGAGGAGACTCCAAAATTAGCTACTAATTCTGTTGCTGCTGCTATTTTTCAAATTGTTTTGATAGATATTGTATTTTCGTTTGATTCTATTCTTACTGCTGTCGGAATTGTAAAAGAAGTAGCTGTAATGATTGTAGCTGTTATTATTTCAATGGCTGTAATGATGGTATTTGCAGGAAAAATTAGCGATTTTATCAATAACAATCCTACTTTTAAAATGCTTGCCCTTTCATTCTTGATTTTGATTGGCTTCTTATTAGTTTTGGAATCTTTAGAAGTTCATGTCGAAAAAACATACGTTTATGTAGCGATGGCATTTGCTTGTATGGTAGAAGTGCTTAATATGCGTACTCGTAAAGGAACACAACAAAGCCGTAATATTATTCCGATGGGACTTTCTGTGCCTATTCCGTATATGCAAGATGTGAAAGAGGATGATAAATTGTAA